Proteins from one Scylla paramamosain isolate STU-SP2022 chromosome 3, ASM3559412v1, whole genome shotgun sequence genomic window:
- the LOC135116512 gene encoding histone H3.v1-like codes for EEEEEEEEEEEEEEEEEDNGREEEEEEEEEEEEEEEEEEEEEEEEEEADSEVTEDGRE; via the exons gaagaagaagaagaagaagaagaagaagaagaagaagaagaagaagaagaagac aatggcagggaggaggaggaggaggaggaggaggaggaggaggaggaggaggaggaggaggaggaggaggaggaggaggaggaggaggcggacagTGAGGTGACAGAGGACGGgagagagtga